ATGCAGGGACAGCCCTCTATGGAGCTTCTTCAGGTGGCAGTGCCTTGATGGCAAATACTCAGCTGGCCTCTGAATTTGGAACGGATGAAATTCAAAATATTGTCGTCCATGTGCCAAATGTGAAGCAGATTAAAACCGTTGGGATTGAGGCTGCTCAAAAGTTAACAGAACTTTCAGGTGTTCGCCAAGGAGAATTTCAAATCTTTAATTTGGATAGTATCCTAGAGGAAACCAACAAAGTAGTGGGAATTATGACGACAGTGATTGGTGCCATTGCAGGGATTTCCCTCTTAGTTGGTGGGATTGGAGTCATGAATATCATGTTGGTTTCTGTCACCGAGCGGACGAGAGAAATTGGTCTTCGCAAAGCATTGGGAGCAACTCGGGGTAAGATTTTGGTTCAATTTTTGATTGAGTCGATGGTTTTGACCATCATTGGAGGTCTGATTGGACTTGGACTTGCTTATGGGGTGAATAGCTTGATTACTACACTCGCGGCAGCCTCCCTAGAAGGACCACCGATTATTTCCTTAAATGTCGCCATCGGCAGTATTATTTTCTCTGCTTTTGTAGGCATCATCTTTGGAATTTTACCAGCGAATAAGGCTTCTAAGTTAAATCCGATCGAAGCACTGCGTTATGAATAAAAAAATAGGAGCGTGTCAGGATGAATGGTTCAAGATTCTCCACGCTCCTTTTTGATGCTGTTGTGGAATAGCTTGTCGAAACCTTTTCAATCATCTCGTCTTATACAGGTCAAGCTATTTAGGTAGTCAACAACGGTCTTCAGATATTTTTGAGTATTCATTCAAGAAGCTGCATTTTTTCTTCCATCATATTTTTGTTTAATTGGTAAATATTAGTGAATTTCTGCTCTAAATATGATAGAATAGGGGAGAATAACTTAGGAGGTTCCAAATGACTACTGAACATATGGAAGAATTAAATGACCAGCAGATTGTCCGTCGTGAGAAAATGGCGGCCCTTCGTGAACAAGGAATCGATCCATTTGGAAAACGATTCGAACGCACTGCAAATTCAGGTCAATTAAAAGAAAAATATTCAGAATTAGATAAAGAACAACTCCACGACTTGAACGAAACAGCTATTATTGCCGGTCGTCTCGTAACCAAACGTGGAAAAGGAAAGGTTGGCTTTGCCCATCTTCAAGACCGTGAAGGTCAAATTCAGATCTACGTTCGTAAGGATGCAGTTGGAGAAGAAAACTACGAGATCTTCAAAAAAGCAGACCTTGGTGATTTCCTTGGTGTTGAAGGGGAAATCATGCGCACAGACATGGGTGAACTTTCGATTAAAGCAACTCATATCACTCACTTGTCAAAAGCCCTTCGTCCTTTGCCTGAAAAATTCCACGGACTTTCAGACGTTGAAACCATCTATCGTAAACGTTATTTGGATTTGATTTCAAATCGCGAAAGCTTTGAACGCTTTGTAACCCGTTCAAAAATCATCTCTGAAATCCGTCGTTATTTAGATGGTCAAGGATTCCTTGAAGTGGAAACACCAGTGCTTCACAATGAAGCTGGGGGTGCGGCTGCCAAACCATTTATCACTCATCACAATGCACAAAACATTGACATGGTGCTTCGTATCGCGACTGAGCTCCACTTGAAACGTTTGATTGTTGGTGGGATGGAACGCGTTTATGAAATCGGACGGATCTTCCGTAACGAAGGAATGGATGCTACTCACAACCCTGAATTTACTTCGATAGAAGTCTACCAAGCTTACGCTGACTTCCACGATATCATGGACTTAACAGAAGGCATTATCCAACATGCTGCGAAAGCGGTCCATGGTGATGGTCCAATTGACTATCAAGGAACAGAAATCAAAATCAACGAACCATTCAAACGGGTTCACATGGTTGATGCGATCAAAGAAATCACAGGTGTTGACTTCTGGCAAGACATGACCTTTGAAGAAGCTGTAGCACTTGCAAACGAAAAACATGTACCGGTTGAAAAACACTACACAGAGGTGGGACAAATTATCAATGCCTTCTTCGAAGAATTCGTTGAAGAAACCTTGACGCAACCAACATTTGTTTACGGTCACCCAGTAGCAGTATCTCCATTGGCTAAGAAAAATCCAGAAGATCCACGCTTCACTGACCGTTTCGAACTCTTCATCATGACCAAAGAGTATGCCAATGCCTTCACGGAATTGAATGATCCAATCGATCAATTGCAACGGTTTGAAGCGCAAGCGCGTGCCAAAGAATTGGGAGATGACGAAGCTACAGGCATCGATTATGACTATGTTGAAGCCCTTGAATATGGTATGCCACCAACAGGTGGACTTGGAATTGGTATTGACCGTCTCGTTATGTTGTTGACAAATGTAACAACAATTCGCGACGTCCTTCTCTTCCCAACTATGAAATAAGCTAAAAGAAAACACTGATCGCAAGATCAGTGTTTTTTAGTCTTCCATATAAGAAGTGTCGTTCCAAGTGTCTAAGTGATAGTGCTCAAAATCATCTGTTGTCAAAATCGTCACGCTGGCATTGTCTAGTCCGCCATTTTTGCGGAGTTCTCCTGTTTCATAACCAAGCAAGGTTCGAATAGAAGCTGTCAAATTAGCTCCGTGTCCAACGATGAGAACGGTATCGAGCTCTTTTCCGTTCAAGTTTTTTACAAAATCACAGGTACGTTTGGTCGTTTCATAGACAGATTCTGCATCAAAGATTTCATTTTGAAAGCATGCTAAGTTATGCCGAAACGCAGCCATTTGTTGGGGATAGATAGCCGAAATGGTAGAAATTTTAGCTCCTTCTAGTTTTCCCAAATTCCACTCACGAAGAGCAGATGTTACTTGTAATTTTAGAGGTATCTCCAATTGATCGAGGATGATCTGTGCGGTATGGACTGCCCGTGGCAGATCACTTGCAAAGACTGCATCAAAAGGAACAGTAGCTAGATGCTTTCCTAATTTTTCAAGCTGATGAATGGAGGCTGGCAACAACGGAGAATCGCCATTTGATCCTTGAAAACGTCCCTCTTCATTCCATTCTGTCCGTCCGTGTCGAATAAAATATAGTTTCACGATCTTGTCTCCTTCTCCATCTTTATTCCAAAATATCAGCAAAAGTCGCCTTGACGAAGTCTGCTAGAAGTTGTGGTTTGATTTGAATACTATGGCCAATTTCCCCAGCAGATACGATCATGGTTTCTAACTGAAGGGCTGATTTATCAATAAAGATAGGAAAAGAATGCTTTTGATGAATGCCCACTGGATTATTGGCACCATGAATATAACCCGTTGTTTTTTCAAGATCTTTCTGAGGAATCATAGCCACTTTCTTATTCCCCGATAATTTGGCTAACTTTTTTTCTGATAAATGCTCTGTAATAGGAATGATCCCAATCACGGGACCCGTTTTATCCCCTTTGAGAGCTAGGGTTTTGAAAATAGTAGAGCGATCAATTCCTTCTGGTAAGATCCCTTCTAAAGCGTTGATTTGTAAGCCTATGTGCTCAATTTTTGCTTTCGTCAAGATCTGCTCGACCAAGGTTTTTTTCACTTTATTTTTTTTTGCCACGGCTTTCTCCTTTTCTCTTTTTCTCTACAAAATCAGATTTCACTAGACCATTATAACATATAATAGCGACAATATTGCCTTCTCCTTAAAAATAGAAAACAGCAGAAAAAGTGAAGATCACTTGATCTGCTGTTTTAAGGCTATGAGGAAGAGCCATCTTTTTGTACCTTGAATAGTTTCCGATAAATCGCTTCTTGGTCTTGCGTCGGAACAATTTGGTTGAGATCCAAGTAGTGTGAGAATCCATTTAATTGCCCTTGAGAGGTATATTGATGCAAGTCGTATTCCGTGTTGGTATCTGGCGCGGCATTATAGTAGCCATCATCAAATCCATAAGTAGGAATCCAAAGAGCCGTAAATTTATCAGTGGAGATACTATGTTCTTCCATGAAGTAGGTTCAGATATAGAGTCCAATATTTTTTGCACCCAAAGCTTGTAGTTTTGCTCGGAAAGCTTCAACACCTGCGTTCATATCCTTCATGGTTTTTTCCTCAACGTCTAACCAATAGTAAGTCGGTTTGTAAGGAGAAGCAGCCTTGTAAAATTCTTCTGCTTCTTTTTCCATTTCTTTTTTATCCTTAGCAGCGACATAAGCATAGACTGCGACAGGGATATTTCGTTTTTGGAATTCTTGGATATGGGTTTTATAAGATTTATCCAGACCATTTAAGTAGGTTGCCGCATTTTCCTTTTTAGCTTGAGCCCCGCTATGGACACGAACGATCACACCACCTACATTTCTGGAGAGGATATCGTAATCAATTTCGCTTGGCAATTGCCAGCCTGAGATATCAATGATCGGGCGGCCAACTAGTTCTGGATTGATGTCTTCTTTTTTAGAAGAAGAGCTTGCAGTGGTTGTTTTTCGAGGTGTATTGGAGTTCGGAATCGTTTGTGTTGTTTCTTGTTGCTCTCTTGCTTGCATATCAGCAATCGTTCGTGAAAGAACGAGAAAAGAAATGAAACCGATAAAAAAGACTAAGAGAACAACGGGTTTTATCCTTTTTCTCATACAAAATCATTTTACCGTAAATAAAACGAAAAGGCAAAACTTAATGCTTAAAAGATCACGATTTCAGCCATTGTTTTCAAAAAAAAGGAATCTTTTCATCAAAAAAGGATAAAAATATATGAAAATAAGAAGAATCATTAGAATATTTCTTGAAAATGGGGAAGAAGCCGAATCTTTTCTAGCCTTTCCTTGGTTTTGCTTCTTAAAAATGATATAATGGAGGTTGAACATTAGGAATATGGTGAATTATGAAAATTGAAAAAAGACATCTTTTAAATTATTCCATCCTCATTCCCTATTTGATTTTATCTATTATTGGTTTGATTGTAGTCTATTCGACAACAAGTGCCTTGGCAATTCAAAGTGGAGTGAGTTCGATTCGAATGGTACGGACACAGGGGCTCTTCTTCATCTTTAGTCTCCTAACCATTGCCTTGATTTATAAATTTAGCCTAGACTTCCTGCGAAATAAAAAAGTATTAGCTTTTGTCATCTTTATTGAGGTGATTTTGTTGATCTTGTCTAGGTTTATCACGGATACGGTCAATGGAGCTCACGGTTGGTTGACGATTGCAGGAATGTTTAGTATCCAGCCAGCAGAATACCTCAAGGTGATCTTAGTCTGGTATCTGGCCTTGATTTTTTCTAAACGACAAGATGAAATCCGTGATTATGATTACCAAGCCTTGACGCACAATGAATGGATTCCAAGAAATTTAAACGATTGGCGTTGGCTGACCTTGATTCTGATTGGAATCGTTGTGATCATGCCGGACTTGGGAAATGCGACGATCTTGGCCTTAACGGTCTTGATCATGATTACGGCTAGTGGAGTTGGCTACCGTTGGTTTACCTCACTACTTGCTTTAGTTGTTGGAGCATCGTCCATTGTCCTTGGTTCAATATGGATCATCGGTGTGGACCGTGTCGCTAAAATTCCAGTCTTTGGTTATGTAGCCAAACGTTTTAGTGCCTTCTTTAACCCCTTTAATGATTTGTCTGGCGCAGGTCACCAATTAGCTAATTCTTACTATGCCATGAGTAATGGTGGTTGGTTTGGCTTGGGGCTAGGAAATTCCATTGAAAAACAAGGTTACTTACCAGAAGCGCACACAGACTTTGTGTTTGCGATTGTGATTGAAGAATTAGGTTTTGTTGGAGCTAGCTTGATTCTTGCTCTCTTATTCTTCTTAATTCTTCGGATCATTTTAGTCGGTATTCGAGCAAAGAATCCTTTTAATTCGATGATGGCCATTGGGATCGGTGGGATGATCTTAGTGCAAACCTTCATTAACATCGGAGGTATTTCTGGTTTGATTCCGTCTACAGGAGTGACCTTCCCCTTCTTATCCCAAGGGGGAAATAGCTTATGGGTCTTATCCATAGCGATTGCTTTCGTTTTGAATATCGATGCTAGTGAAAAACGGGCCAAGATGGAACAAGAAGGCATGGTTTTTGAAGAAAAAGGTAAAATCAAACCTTATTATTAAAAGGGAATTGTTGAATGGCTATTCAAAAAGGAGAAAAAATGGTCTTACAAAAATTAGAGAACTTCACAAATAAAGATATTATCAAAGAAGAAGCCGAAATTTTAACTAATTTATTAGATGATATTACGAAAAATTTGGTTCGTCCGGAAACCTTTGATAAAATTACGCAGTTGAAGGATCTATCAAAAACACAGAACTATCGTGAGTTGAATCAACTAGTGGAACAATTGACAAATGAAGAAATGACAGTGATTTCACGTTATTTTGCTATTTTACCACTCTTGATTAACATCTCAGAAGATGTCGATTTGGCCTATGAAATCAATCATTTGAATAACGTGGATGGTGAATACCTCGGAAAACTTTCTTCAACGATCAAGGAAGTTGCAAAAAATGAAGATGCACAGGAAATTCTTGAAAACCTCAATATTGTACCTGTTTTAACAGCCCATCCAACTCAAGTGCAAAGAAAAACCATGCTGGATCTAACCAATCATATTCATGCTCTTCTTCGTCAGCACCGGGATGTTAAAGCGGGTTTAATGAATGAGGATAAGTGGTATAACAACCTTCGTTGTAATATTGAAATCATGATGCAAACGGATATGATTCGTGACAAAAAATTGAAGGTTACTAATGAGATCACCAATGTCATGGAATATTACAATAGCTCTTTCTTACAAGCTGTTCCAAATCTTATGTTGGAATACAAACGCTTGGCAAAAGAGCATGGATTAGAGCTTGAACAACCACGTCCGATCACAATGGGCATGTGGATTGGGGGAGACCGGGACGGGAATCCGTTTGTAACAGCTGAGACCTTAAAGCGTTCAGCAACTATTCAGAGTGAAGTCATTTTGAACTATTACATCGAAAAGATTTCTAAATTATACCGTCATTTCTCGCTTTCAACGAGTCTTTCTAAAACAAGTGAAGCAGTAGCTGAAATGGCAGCCCTATCAAGTGATACATCTGTCTTTCGTGAAAAAGAACCTTACCGTCGGGCTTTCCACTATATCCAGTCAAAATTGATTCAAACCTTGGTCAATTTAAAAGAATGGACGATGGTTGGGGAAACTAGAGAAGATCGTTATGCTGTCGAGAGGTTATTAGGAGCAAATGCTCATCAACAAGGGCCAGTTTCTGATTATATCGGCAATCGTATTTCTGGGGCTCTAAAGAAAATTTCTGAGAAAGAGTCTCCAGCTTATGCATCAGCTCAAGAATTTAAAGAAGACCTTGAAAAGATCAAAGATTCCTTGTTAGAAAACAAATCAGAGTATTTAATTTCTGGTGAGTTTGCAGAACTTCTAGAAGCCATCGATGTTTTTGGATTCTATCTCGCCTCTATTGATATGCGCCAGGATTCGAGTGTACATGAAGCCTGTGTGGCAGAATTACTGAAATCAGCAGGGATTAATGACCACTATTCTGATTTATCAGAGGATGAAAAGTGTCAAGTTCTCTTGAAAGAACTTTTAGAAGACCCACGTATTTTATCAGCAACCCATGCTGAAAAATCTGAACTGCTTGAAAAAGAATTGGCGATTTTCCAAACGGCCCGTGAATTGAAGGATCGTTTAGGAGAAGAAGTCATTCGTCAAAACATCATTTCTCATGCAACAAGTGTGTCAGATATGTTGGAATTGGCTGTGATGTTGAAAGAAGTGGGCTTAGTCGATACGGAAAAAGCTCGCGTTCAAATCGTACCGTTGTTTGAAACGATCGAAGATTTGGATCATTCAGAAGAAACCATGAGAAGTTACTTGTCTCTTCCAATTGCCAAACGTTGGATTGCTTCTAAGAACAACTACCAAGAGATTATGTTAGGTTACTCTGATTCCAACAAAGATGGTGGATACTTGTCTTCTTGTTGGACCCTCTTTAAAGCCCAACAACAATTGACCGCTATCGGAGATGAGTTTGGAGTGAAGATTACCTTCTTCCATGGTCGTGGTGGTACTGTTGGCCGTGGTGGAGGTCCTACTTATGAAGCCATCACTTCTCAACCATTGAAATCCATTAATGACCGTATCCGCTTAACCGAGCAAGGGGAAGTAATCGGCAATAAATATGGAAATAAAGATGCTGCCTACTACAACCTTGAGATGCTGGTTTCGGCAACCATTAACCGAATGATTGCCGAACAAAAGAGTCCATTCTCTATGTTTGATCGTTTCGGGGAAGTCATGGATAAAGTCGTGAATCGCAGTTACGATATCTATCGTGATTTGGTCTTTGGAAATGAGCACTTCTATGATTACTTCTTTGAATCAAGTCCGATCAAAGCAATTTCAAGCTTTAATATTGGTTCACGTCCTGCTGCTCGAAAGACCATTACTGAAATCGGTGGTTTGCGTGCTATCCCATGGGTCTTCTCATGGTCACAAAGTCGGGTGATGTTCCCTGGTTGGTACGGAGTAGGTTCTAGCTTTAAGGAATTTATCGATGAGGATCCTGAGAATATCGAAACCCTTCGGTACATGTATAAAAACTGGCCTTTCTTCCAATCTCTCTTGTCAAATGTGGACATGGTCTTATCCAAAGCCAACATGGACATTGCTTTTGAGTACGCGCAATTGTGTGAGGAAGAAGAAGTCCGCAATATCTATCAGATCATCTTACATGAATGGCAATTGACGAAGGACATCATCTTGATGATTGAAGAACAAGACGAGTTGCTCGCTGAAAACCCTTATTTGAAAGAAAGTTTGGATTATCGGATGCCGTACTTTAACGTCTTGAACTATATTCAGTTAGAATTGATTCGACGTCAACGGACCGGCCAATTATCAGCTGATCAAGACAAGCTAATCCATATCACCATCAACGGGGTGGCAACAGGATTACGTAATTCAGGTTAAAAAAATCGGAACGTCTGTTCCGATTTTTTCTGCTCTGAAACAAAGAGATAGAAGATGCTTAATGAGCTTGAGTAGACGATTTTAAATGAGAATTTTCAAAGCTAGAACAGGATCTTTCAGCAAGAGGACAAAATAAAAGAAAAGAAGAGGAATAATTAAGAAAATATAGGTAAAAGGCTTGCAATTTCATCTAAAATTCGATAGAATAGTAAGGAAAGTTAGACTGTATTGCCTACTGTCTATCTATAAAATATATTTTATTGGAGGCTTTTACTCAAATGGCAAAAGAAAAATACGATCGTAGTAAACCGCACGTTAACATCGGTACAATCGGACACGTTGACCACGGTAAAACTACCCTAACTGCAGCAATCACAACTGTTTTGGCACGTCGCTTGCCTTCATCAGTTAACCAACCAAAAGACTATGCGTCTATCGATGCTGCTCCAGAAGAACGCGAACGCGGTATCACTATCAACACTGCACACGTTGAGTACGAAACTGCTAAACGTCACTACGCTCACATCGACGCTCCAGGACACGCGGACTATGTTAAAAACATGATCACTGGTGCCGCTCAAATGGACGGAGCTATCCTTGTAGTAGCTTCAACTGATGGACCAATGCCACAAACACGTGAACACATCCTTCTTTCACGTCAGGTTGGTGTTAAACACTTGATCGTCTTCATGAACAAAGTTGACTTGGTTGACGATGAAGAATTGCTTGAATTGGTTGAAATGGAAATCCGTGACCTTCTTTCAGAATACGATTTCCCAGGTGATGACCTTCCAGTTATCCAAGGTTCAGCTCTTAAAGCTCTTGAAGGTGACTCTAAATATGAAGACATCATCATGGAATTGATGGATACTGTTGATGAGTACATCCCAGAACCAGAACGCGATACCGACAAACCATTGCTTCTTCCAGTCGAAGACGTATTCTCAATCACTGGACGTGGTACAGTTGCTTCAGGTCGTATCGACCGTGGTGTTGTTCGTGTCAACGACGAAATCGAAATCGTTGGTATCAAAGAAAAAATCCAAAAAGCAGTTGTTACTGGTGTTGAAATGTTCCGTAAACAACTTGACGAAGGTCTTGCAGGGGATAACGTTGGTGTGCTTCTTCGTGGTATCCAACGTGATGAAATCGAACGTGGACAAGTTATCGCTAAACCAGGTTCAATCAACCCACACACTAAATTCAAAGGTGAAGTTTACATCCTTACTAAAGAAGAAGGTGGACGTCATACTCCATTCTTCAACAACTACCGTCCACAGTTCTACTTCCGTACAACTGACGTGACTGGATCTATCGAACTTCCAGCAGGAACTGAAATGGTAATGCCTGGTGATAACGTGACTATCGACGTTGAGTTGATCCACCCAATCGCCGTTGAACAAGGTACTACATTCTCAATCCGTGAAGGTGGACGTACTGTTGGTTCAGGTATGGTTACTGAAATCGAAGCTTAATTCGATCTAGTTCCCAGATTAACAATTATATAGACAGACAGAAAACCCCGTGAAGACGGGGTTTTTATTTTGGTAAAAAGTAAAATGAGCTTGTGCAACCTTTCATTATGACGAAATTTATGGTAAAATAGATAGTATAAAATTAGAAAAAAGAGGTATGTGAAATGTCACGTAAACCATTTATCGCTGGTAACTGGAAAATGAACAAAAATCCAGAAGAAGCAAAAGCATTCGTTGAAGCTGTAGCATCAAAACTTCCTTCAGCTGACCTTGTTGAAGCTGGTATCGCAGCTCCTGCAGTTGACTTGACAACTGTTCTTGCTGCTGCTAAAGGTTCAAACCTTAAAGTTGCTGCCCAAAACACTTACTTTGAAAATGCTGGTGCCTTCACTGGTGAAACTAGCCCACAAGTTTTGAAAGAAATCGGTACTGACTACGTTGTGATCGGTCACTCAGAACGTCGTGACTACTTCCATGAAACTGATGAAGATATCAACAAAAAAGCAAAAGCAATCTTTGCGAACGGTATGCTTCCAATCATCTGTTGTGGTGAAAGCCTTGAAACTTACGAAGCTGGTAAAGCAGCAGAATTCGTAGGGGCTCAAGTTTCAGCTGCTCTTGCTGGATTGACTGCAGAGCAAGTCGCTTCAACAGTTATCGCATACGAACCAATCTGGGCGATCGGTACGGGTAAATCAGCTTCACAAGACGACGCACAAAAAATGTGTAAAGTTGTTCGTGACGTTGTAGCTGCTGACTTTGGTCAAGAAGTGGCTGACAAAGTACGTGTTCAATACGGTGGTTCTGTGAAACCTGAAAACGTTGCTGAATATATGGCTTGTCCAGACGTTGACGGAGCTCTTGTAGGTGGTGCATCGCTTGATCCAGAAAGCTTCTTGGCATTGCTTGACTTCGTTAAATAATGACATATAAAAAGGCGAGAGGTTTCTCGTCTTTTTTATAGTAGAAAAGACCAGCTACAAAGCTGGTCTTTTGAGTTAGGAACGTCCTAATAGTTTCTTAACGAGAGAAATCAGTTTGTATTTCAGAGGACTTGGGTAATAACGGAAGGTCCCCATCTTACGGACGATGTAGCCGTTGAAGTTTTGTTTGAAACGAAGCACACCGTCTGACCCGTCAAAGATTCCTTGAATACCTAGGAAGTTATATCTTGGGATACCACGTTTGATGGTTTCAAGCATCATATATTCTTGGATAACAGCAGGAGCATAGAACTTATTAAATTCTGTATAAGAGCCACTGAATAAATAGGTGGATTCTTGTGGCATATAGACGAAGAGGCTACCTGCAAGAATGACGTCTTGATCTCCATATTTTTCAATATATTCTTTCGCGTCCTTCTTTCTCACCTCAAAGGTATCAAACTGGCTAGAGAATTCACGAAGTTGATTTTGTTTTTTTTCTGAATTGGGGTTGACTTCAAGATCCTTCTGTAATTTCTCAATCTTCTGTGCTAGTTTTCCTTGGTCTTTTTCAAGATTCGTGTAGTAATGGTGGAAGTTCAGTGTTGCGATCATGAAATCTGCTTTGTCACCAAAACTGTCATAGAAAGTTTGGTAATAATCCAAGGTTTTATCCTGATAGTCGCGACGGTCACTGGTAGAGGAAGTAATATCCTTAAAGAGTTGCAGTTCATCTCGGTTTAATCGTTTCAGTTCAATACCGAAAGATTTGGCTTTTTTGACAAGTGGCTTTCCTTTTTTACTGAAGCTCTTGAGAAGATTTTTTTCGGTGATACCCTCCATATCTTTCACATAATGCCAATCACCTTCTCCACCTGGATAACCTGTTGTTAAACCATCATGCTGATAGCCCAATTTTTTTAGGGTATCCATGAAATGGTTTTGCTCTTCACTGGTTGGATTGCCGTCACTGTCAAAAGTTTGATAGGTATCATAGGGCTTAATAACGAGTTCAATAGCCCCATTTTCTTTCGCATAGTCTTTTAAGGCTGCATAGAAAGGTTCTAGCATAGCTTCCTCTTGGTAAAGGGGGCCAGAATTGATTTCCATGTGGAGACCACCTGTCATAGGAAGACTGTACAAGATCGCTGCCACTTGGACTTGATCTTCTTGTTTCCAAGCGATAAATTGGACCGTGTTTCCTCGCTTTTCAAGCAGATCTGCCATTTCAGCAGACTGGATAAAAGAGCGATGGGAGACAGTATTTGCAAATGAGGTAAATTCTTCTTTTGAAATTGTCGTAAGAGTCATGTAACTTATTTACTCCTTAATTTTTTCCGGATCTTGTAGACTTTGTTTACAAGTGGATAGAGTGGACTGGTTGGGAGGTTGAATTCCCCAACAAATTCTTCAATGACAGGATTAAATTTAGATTTGAAATGATAGAGACCACCATCGAGTGAATTTTCAATGCCCCCCATATTTTGCCAAGAAGCACCACGATCAAAAGCGTGTTGGGCAGTTTCATACCAGGTGAGGATAGCAGGTTGGTAACGGCGGAATTCTTCATCCATGCCTGCATAAACATTTTCAGACGTCCCACCGAATTCAAGGGTTAAGGTCCCAGATAAAGGAACAACCTGTCTACCTGCTTGGAGATGCTGTTCAAGAAATTGCAGTTCTTCCTCTATCCGCTCTTTTTCTTTTTGATTATTCTCAACCTTGCCAGGCTTTGTTTTTTCTGTGAATTTTTCAGCCTCTGCCTTGTTTTTTTCAAGATCTTTTATAAGGGAGCTTTTCCGTTTCTCGAGATCTAGAGTAGATAAAGTAATGTAGGATTTTCCTTGGTAGGTTGTGAGTAGTTTTTCGTAGTAGTCTTTTCCACGCAAATGAATGCTTTTACGTGCCTCAGTCTTTTTCATGAGAGAAGCAAAGTCCTCTAACAATTCAGTCCCACCAAATTGAACTTGGATCCCTTTGTTTCGAGCAGTTCGGATGGCTTGTCGAGTAGATTTTGAAAGATCTTGCTCAGTGAAAAACTCTATGTGGATATTCGCTTGAAAGCGTGGTTGGATATTTTCTGCCATATCACTGGTTCGGCCAGTCCATTCAACCCCTTCTTTAGTTAAGGTGTCGATGACCGCTTGTACATCAGTGGTTTCCGTATTTTCTTGTCCAATCAATTGTTTACTCAAGAAAAGACTTGGATCAAACTTCACAAATAAGGCTTTGTATTGTTTGGCTATCTTTTTAAGGGACTGGATCACATATGAAACCAGCTCTTTGTTTTGGTAATCCATGATTGGGCCTCGAG
The DNA window shown above is from Streptococcus sp. S1 and carries:
- the ppc gene encoding phosphoenolpyruvate carboxylase → MVLQKLENFTNKDIIKEEAEILTNLLDDITKNLVRPETFDKITQLKDLSKTQNYRELNQLVEQLTNEEMTVISRYFAILPLLINISEDVDLAYEINHLNNVDGEYLGKLSSTIKEVAKNEDAQEILENLNIVPVLTAHPTQVQRKTMLDLTNHIHALLRQHRDVKAGLMNEDKWYNNLRCNIEIMMQTDMIRDKKLKVTNEITNVMEYYNSSFLQAVPNLMLEYKRLAKEHGLELEQPRPITMGMWIGGDRDGNPFVTAETLKRSATIQSEVILNYYIEKISKLYRHFSLSTSLSKTSEAVAEMAALSSDTSVFREKEPYRRAFHYIQSKLIQTLVNLKEWTMVGETREDRYAVERLLGANAHQQGPVSDYIGNRISGALKKISEKESPAYASAQEFKEDLEKIKDSLLENKSEYLISGEFAELLEAIDVFGFYLASIDMRQDSSVHEACVAELLKSAGINDHYSDLSEDEKCQVLLKELLEDPRILSATHAEKSELLEKELAIFQTARELKDRLGEEVIRQNIISHATSVSDMLELAVMLKEVGLVDTEKARVQIVPLFETIEDLDHSEETMRSYLSLPIAKRWIASKNNYQEIMLGYSDSNKDGGYLSSCWTLFKAQQQLTAIGDEFGVKITFFHGRGGTVGRGGGPTYEAITSQPLKSINDRIRLTEQGEVIGNKYGNKDAAYYNLEMLVSATINRMIAEQKSPFSMFDRFGEVMDKVVNRSYDIYRDLVFGNEHFYDYFFESSPIKAISSFNIGSRPAARKTITEIGGLRAIPWVFSWSQSRVMFPGWYGVGSSFKEFIDEDPENIETLRYMYKNWPFFQSLLSNVDMVLSKANMDIAFEYAQLCEEEEVRNIYQIILHEWQLTKDIILMIEEQDELLAENPYLKESLDYRMPYFNVLNYIQLELIRRQRTGQLSADQDKLIHITINGVATGLRNSG
- the lysS gene encoding lysine--tRNA ligase translates to MTTEHMEELNDQQIVRREKMAALREQGIDPFGKRFERTANSGQLKEKYSELDKEQLHDLNETAIIAGRLVTKRGKGKVGFAHLQDREGQIQIYVRKDAVGEENYEIFKKADLGDFLGVEGEIMRTDMGELSIKATHITHLSKALRPLPEKFHGLSDVETIYRKRYLDLISNRESFERFVTRSKIISEIRRYLDGQGFLEVETPVLHNEAGGAAAKPFITHHNAQNIDMVLRIATELHLKRLIVGGMERVYEIGRIFRNEGMDATHNPEFTSIEVYQAYADFHDIMDLTEGIIQHAAKAVHGDGPIDYQGTEIKINEPFKRVHMVDAIKEITGVDFWQDMTFEEAVALANEKHVPVEKHYTEVGQIINAFFEEFVEETLTQPTFVYGHPVAVSPLAKKNPEDPRFTDRFELFIMTKEYANAFTELNDPIDQLQRFEAQARAKELGDDEATGIDYDYVEALEYGMPPTGGLGIGIDRLVMLLTNVTTIRDVLLFPTMK
- the ftsW gene encoding cell division peptidoglycan polymerase FtsW, with amino-acid sequence MKIEKRHLLNYSILIPYLILSIIGLIVVYSTTSALAIQSGVSSIRMVRTQGLFFIFSLLTIALIYKFSLDFLRNKKVLAFVIFIEVILLILSRFITDTVNGAHGWLTIAGMFSIQPAEYLKVILVWYLALIFSKRQDEIRDYDYQALTHNEWIPRNLNDWRWLTLILIGIVVIMPDLGNATILALTVLIMITASGVGYRWFTSLLALVVGASSIVLGSIWIIGVDRVAKIPVFGYVAKRFSAFFNPFNDLSGAGHQLANSYYAMSNGGWFGLGLGNSIEKQGYLPEAHTDFVFAIVIEELGFVGASLILALLFFLILRIILVGIRAKNPFNSMMAIGIGGMILVQTFINIGGISGLIPSTGVTFPFLSQGGNSLWVLSIAIAFVLNIDASEKRAKMEQEGMVFEEKGKIKPYY
- a CDS encoding histidine phosphatase family protein encodes the protein MKLYFIRHGRTEWNEEGRFQGSNGDSPLLPASIHQLEKLGKHLATVPFDAVFASDLPRAVHTAQIILDQLEIPLKLQVTSALREWNLGKLEGAKISTISAIYPQQMAAFRHNLACFQNEIFDAESVYETTKRTCDFVKNLNGKELDTVLIVGHGANLTASIRTLLGYETGELRKNGGLDNASVTILTTDDFEHYHLDTWNDTSYMED
- a CDS encoding aminoacyl-tRNA deacylase produces the protein MAKKNKVKKTLVEQILTKAKIEHIGLQINALEGILPEGIDRSTIFKTLALKGDKTGPVIGIIPITEHLSEKKLAKLSGNKKVAMIPQKDLEKTTGYIHGANNPVGIHQKHSFPIFIDKSALQLETMIVSAGEIGHSIQIKPQLLADFVKATFADILE